The DNA window TTCACTTACTTAATGGTGTCATTAAAAAAATAATATTAAAAAATAAAAGCCCTGGCCTAGAGCCGAAAAAGCGCAAAGAATTTGAAGAATTCGTAAATGTTTATGCTACTGATATAGTGGATAAATGGGTCGATTATTTCGTAAAGAAAAAGCATATAACTCCTA is part of the Gammaproteobacteria bacterium genome and encodes:
- a CDS encoding DUF4160 domain-containing protein — its product is MPKIYEYLGIVFFFYSNEHEPIHIHGQHNGKETKAEIHLLNGVIKKIILKNKSPGLEPKKRKEFEEFVNVYATDIVDKWVDYFVKKKHITPKIITQKVRNVRAIG